CTTGGGTTCAGGAGAGACTGAGAAGAGAAGGAAACAAGGTGGGATGTAAAAACCAGAGGCTTAGCCAGCACTGGACATTACATGGAGTAACTGAAGAGCTACTGTACGTACTCTCTGAACTATCTTCAACTCTACATGGTTCATCCTCTTGTACCGGCACACTGATGTCTTGGAAATCCTCTCTCCTTTCGGTGTAACATTCGCACTCCAGGCATCGGGTTCGGAGCACCAGCTGACCCTGAAACAACCTCTCCATCAGATCAAAACAGCACTGAGCTGCAAGACAAGAAAAGAGAAGGTGAACATGGAACTTGAGAACATCCGAAGCAAACATTTTAAAGCGATCCCAGATAGAAGACACCTGAATATTTAACACACGTTAAAAAGGACGACAGACTAGATCTACatgtcctttatttttttttatttggccaaTGGAACAAATGTTCTTATTTGGTTACTGATTTAGATATTAAGAGGTCACAAAATGATGCTATTATCACACTTTAATatcatattttcatattttatctATACTATTTTATCTTTCACTGTATTTTCACACTGCATGTACCTTAAACTGGGTTTTAGTACCttacatttaaaaatagtaataataataaaaaagtaaatgggAAGTAGAAAACCCAGCCGAGTTTTTATATAACCCTGTAAAGCAGCAGCAACAGGAAGGGTGCACAGAGaggcttaaaaataaatatatatctatctatatatctatatccacCTATTACTCAAAATATGGAGTTATTTCACTATTTTAAGTCCACTGACCTAATTTCTAAATCTAGTACTTCAGTTTGATTTTGCACAGCTAGACGCATGTTTTGATAGATCTCAAGAGCACAAGTGTGAGAAAATTCCCTACCAACCTGCAGAACtgctcttttctttttcttccatgGTTTTATTAACCTGTTTATTCAAAGCACAGTTTtctgcattttctctgttttcAACTTTCACCGAGTCTACAGGATTCTTGAGTTCCTCAGCCTCTTTCTCCTGCCCTTTATGTCCGGAATGTGTGCTCAACTTTCCCACACTGCGAAACTTAGAGAAGATACTGGGCTGTTTGTTTGAAGACTTCAGCCAGCCAAGTTTATGATGTTTCTTTTTCTTCGCACCTCTGGCGATATCGTTTTCATTCTTCCCATCAGGATCATTCCCGTCGTCTATTCCTTCCTTCTCAGTCTCTATCCCGCTATCACTTGAAGACTTCCTTTTTGATCgtgtgaagtgttttttttctcccacCGGCTTCTGTGTTCTGAGAGGTTTAGGCTTCTTTTTAAGATTGCCAGCCTCCGTGTCGCTTTTCCTCTTCCCATTCACCTGTCTCTCGTCATCCTTCTCCAAACCTTCCTCCTCTGCGCTGCTGGCAGGTGGTGCGCTGCACTCCCCCTGAATGCCCTGCTGGGAGTCCTCTTCACCTCTGTCACCTGGCTTCTCCACCTGACTCTTGCGCTCTTTCTTTAAGGTTTCACAAGCCTCCTGGATGTAACTCAGGATACACTGCAGCACCTCCTGGGCGTCATGCTGTAGATATCCTTCATACATGGGGTTGAGCAGCCtgtcaaatgcatttaaacacaGTATTAAATAAAGACCCACCCctctcgcttttttttttttaaatagctaaaaaggaaataaataataatccaatCCCCAAgtttaaagctgagggaacatgaagccactttgtggcttgaaacttggtttcaggagactaggtttcaggatCACTGCATGGCATACCAAGGGAGTCTTGGgggttgcctcaaactaggtctcctggaacccaGCCAATGTTCCTCAGCTTAAGGGATAAATGCACTCTACATCTATGTTAAATTAGTGCAAGTGAAGTGTGTGCACACCAGTACAAGAGGACTGACACTACAACACAACCCGCAAAAGGAGTTTAACTGGAACCACTTTCTAATAATCCAACAGATGATATCTGCACTAAACAGTATCAAGATGCAGTGTCTTTACCGAAGTGTGTTGAGCAATCTCCTTGGTGGCGTGGCAAGATCCCCATCGGTGTGTTTCTCTGGATTGAGCAGATAGCTGGACTGAAGTTGATCCAATGACACCACCAGGCTATGAAAACTGACCAGCAGCTCAATATTCACTGGTAAATCCTCTTGAACATTTTCCTACAACAAAACACATGCAATTTAATAAAACAACGAAAGCAATCTGCCAACCATTACAGAATGTTACAAGAaacaatactatatataaaaaagtcaaactttttaaaacataccCTCTCCTCCTTTTTCATCTCATCGTCCTTTTGCTTGTCTTTCTTCTTTAAGATCAAATTGTACAAGTTCTTAATTCCAGTTTTAAAGCCAGGACAGTAGTACAAtacctaaaaacacattttataagaatgtcctttaaaaaaacagttgaaaatCAACTCGCAACTTCTACTCCTAGTAACAGTCTTATACTTAACTATAACATCATGTGAGAGTAGTAAGAGTCTGGTTGGTATAAAACCACTATTCAAATAAGCCCAAACTAAATCAAAGACATATATTAGAAAGCATTTTGATACAATTATAAAATTACCTGTAGAATGCTATTAagatagcaggtgttgccaaggTTATTTAAACCCACAAAAGGTACCAGGCTTTCCTTTTTCTCATAGAGAAGAGGGGATGTGGGCGGGGGTGCAGGTACAACCTGGTCACAACTGAAGAAAAGTTAAATGTGAAAGATAGAACAATTGCTGTaaattctatataaaaaaattttaaaaaaatgtgtacaacATTTTATATGCT
The Acipenser ruthenus chromosome 10, fAciRut3.2 maternal haplotype, whole genome shotgun sequence DNA segment above includes these coding regions:
- the LOC117410966 gene encoding ubiquitin carboxyl-terminal hydrolase 1-like isoform X1 produces the protein MLSYVVTPCPCADTVESSNTMPGLVHNENGAAKGSPLKKNRLSLKFFHNKETKRALDFSETQEEEQTAPEPVVAESCDQVVPAPPPTSPLLYEKKESLVPFVGLNNLGNTCYLNSILQVLYYCPGFKTGIKNLYNLILKKKDKQKDDEMKKEERENVQEDLPVNIELLVSFHSLVVSLDQLQSSYLLNPEKHTDGDLATPPRRLLNTLRLLNPMYEGYLQHDAQEVLQCILSYIQEACETLKKERKSQVEKPGDRGEEDSQQGIQGECSAPPASSAEEEGLEKDDERQVNGKRKSDTEAGNLKKKPKPLRTQKPVGEKKHFTRSKRKSSSDSGIETEKEGIDDGNDPDGKNENDIARGAKKKKHHKLGWLKSSNKQPSIFSKFRSVGKLSTHSGHKGQEKEAEELKNPVDSVKVENRENAENCALNKQVNKTMEEKEKSSSAAQCCFDLMERLFQGQLVLRTRCLECECYTERREDFQDISVPVQEDEPCRVEDSSEISPEPKMELKTLKWAISQFASVERIVGEDKYFCETCHHYTEAERSLLFDKTPEVVTIHLKCFAANSSEFDPYAGPSKVNTPLQTPLKLSLEEWCTKPSKEHYELFAVVMHNGVTISSGHYTTYVKMMDLGSVEIQRTDLKEESGVDALKPEPLDEEAARAFDPQDYDDGEVSFSVSGKSHGTAQKVNVKKSSEGVGLLGGQRSISNFDLASSKAANPEKTVGALTDNGKCERSSANDHSDSLSRNGKECTVVNGNGSNECKAPSSQAPDPVLCNLLDYEGKWMLFDDCDVRLVEETEFLNSCSPASCSTSTPYLLFYKKVV
- the LOC117410966 gene encoding ubiquitin carboxyl-terminal hydrolase 1-like isoform X2: MPGLVHNENGAAKGSPLKKNRLSLKFFHNKETKRALDFSETQEEEQTAPEPVVAESCDQVVPAPPPTSPLLYEKKESLVPFVGLNNLGNTCYLNSILQVLYYCPGFKTGIKNLYNLILKKKDKQKDDEMKKEERENVQEDLPVNIELLVSFHSLVVSLDQLQSSYLLNPEKHTDGDLATPPRRLLNTLRLLNPMYEGYLQHDAQEVLQCILSYIQEACETLKKERKSQVEKPGDRGEEDSQQGIQGECSAPPASSAEEEGLEKDDERQVNGKRKSDTEAGNLKKKPKPLRTQKPVGEKKHFTRSKRKSSSDSGIETEKEGIDDGNDPDGKNENDIARGAKKKKHHKLGWLKSSNKQPSIFSKFRSVGKLSTHSGHKGQEKEAEELKNPVDSVKVENRENAENCALNKQVNKTMEEKEKSSSAAQCCFDLMERLFQGQLVLRTRCLECECYTERREDFQDISVPVQEDEPCRVEDSSEISPEPKMELKTLKWAISQFASVERIVGEDKYFCETCHHYTEAERSLLFDKTPEVVTIHLKCFAANSSEFDPYAGPSKVNTPLQTPLKLSLEEWCTKPSKEHYELFAVVMHNGVTISSGHYTTYVKMMDLGSVEIQRTDLKEESGVDALKPEPLDEEAARAFDPQDYDDGEVSFSVSGKSHGTAQKVNVKKSSEGVGLLGGQRSISNFDLASSKAANPEKTVGALTDNGKCERSSANDHSDSLSRNGKECTVVNGNGSNECKAPSSQAPDPVLCNLLDYEGKWMLFDDCDVRLVEETEFLNSCSPASCSTSTPYLLFYKKVV